The following coding sequences are from one Rhodobiaceae bacterium window:
- the trmH gene encoding tRNA (guanosine(18)-2'-O)-methyltransferase, translating to MRGYFGIGAEEISKPMNMGNIIRSGHAFGASFVFTVNAFYSVRAAKSDTSKTPNHLPYYEWESVGDMAFPKGCQLVGIELTEDAIELPSFRHPLNAAYVLGPERGSLSGEMVAACDHVIKIPTAFCLNVQIAGAIVMYDRVKSLGNFADRALMPGAPQEEKKPHQHGGRFLRSTKPRDNKSEQT from the coding sequence GTGCGCGGCTATTTCGGCATTGGAGCGGAAGAAATTTCAAAGCCCATGAACATGGGCAACATCATCCGTTCAGGACACGCTTTCGGGGCGAGCTTCGTTTTCACAGTAAATGCATTTTATTCAGTGAGAGCCGCCAAGTCCGATACATCAAAGACACCCAATCACCTGCCCTATTACGAGTGGGAAAGTGTCGGCGACATGGCTTTCCCGAAAGGATGCCAATTGGTCGGCATTGAACTGACCGAAGACGCCATCGAGCTTCCAAGCTTTCGCCACCCTCTGAACGCTGCCTATGTCTTGGGGCCGGAACGTGGCAGCCTGTCGGGCGAAATGGTCGCCGCCTGCGATCATGTGATCAAGATCCCGACTGCCTTTTGTCTCAACGTACAAATCGCCGGGGCCATCGTCATGTATGACCGTGTTAAATCTCTCGGGAACTTTGCCGATCGCGCCTTGATGCCGGGTGCACCGCAAGAGGAGAAGAAACCCCATCAGCATGGGGGACGCTTCCTACGCTCGACCAAGCCGCGCGACAATAAGAGCGAACAAACATGA
- the mscK gene encoding mechanosensitive channel MscK yields MSTAVKSLLVFGLLFSAFAITTPSIASTAEPAWKFNRTFNAWSRSLDAIETELAKPEHAAEEDEGVRETLTQIRADAVAARNAATDFATNSEDLLAALGERPAEGEPEEARDVQQKRRQYEAEVADFRGRAAQAQLIIRRVDTLTLRLSGIEQGLAVTLLLTRTPSPLGWETLKTIPLAASTYFSRLGTAPLEWWRAPTEQNQTPFQRLTPLGILITILAIALFGRRLLVEWLGRDERISEPSYTRRLLGASTAALANGLLPALFAGLLWLTFNFAFSLNEGPFLNLVNGFVTALLIAIAALSLPRAALSPSLPNWRVVPIKPKYAQHLTQRIGALGILFGADVFVSFTSDPADAAFLAIYSALTATLEAILIIDLLRPALWRADPDWSAGRGDEDQAPSQAKPSDRRRTIAWQGLRIAIGLIALTGAVAAWVGYTALSIYLIGSLIGSALTVGALFLARALFAEWIGILMRRKEAADWLALSEDGSSTVAFWLISFMQVAVYITGAALIGAVWGIPLNDFWTITYNLLTGISIGGVTISFADILEALFVFIATIVIFRLIKKLLRDTVLPQTRLDAGAQYSIATIFGYVGIITAVLLTATTLGVEFQSLLIIAGALSVGIGFGLQNIANNFISGLILLFERPIKVGDLIEIGDTLGHITHINVRRTEVETFQRAEVMIPNSELVATSVINWTHSDRKARIEINVGVAYGSDTELVRETLIAAAKNVDKIVSWPSPDVLFLEFGDSSLNFQLRCFTSDVSSRITTSSSLRFEIDRLFREAGIEIPFPQRVIHMASDENKAT; encoded by the coding sequence ATGAGCACTGCGGTCAAATCACTACTGGTCTTCGGCCTGCTGTTTTCTGCTTTCGCGATCACAACACCCAGCATTGCAAGTACCGCCGAACCGGCATGGAAATTCAACCGAACCTTCAATGCATGGTCCCGGTCGCTCGATGCCATAGAGACAGAACTCGCAAAACCGGAGCATGCGGCAGAAGAAGATGAAGGTGTTCGGGAAACTCTGACTCAGATCAGAGCAGATGCGGTGGCGGCCCGCAACGCAGCCACTGACTTTGCAACAAATTCAGAAGACCTGTTGGCGGCCCTGGGCGAGCGCCCTGCTGAAGGAGAGCCGGAAGAAGCCCGCGACGTTCAGCAGAAACGGCGCCAATATGAAGCGGAAGTTGCTGACTTTCGCGGGCGCGCCGCGCAGGCCCAACTCATCATCCGCCGGGTTGATACCTTGACTCTACGCCTTTCAGGGATCGAGCAAGGTCTGGCTGTCACCCTGCTCCTCACGCGCACACCGAGCCCCCTTGGCTGGGAAACCCTGAAAACAATCCCGCTTGCCGCCTCAACCTATTTTTCCCGCTTGGGCACAGCACCTCTTGAATGGTGGCGCGCGCCAACAGAACAAAACCAAACGCCATTTCAACGCCTGACTCCTCTTGGAATTCTCATCACGATTCTGGCCATCGCTCTCTTCGGACGCCGGCTTCTCGTGGAATGGCTGGGCCGTGATGAACGCATCTCAGAACCGAGCTATACCCGCAGGCTCTTGGGCGCGAGCACAGCAGCCCTCGCCAATGGTCTGCTTCCAGCTCTTTTTGCCGGCCTGCTTTGGCTCACCTTCAACTTTGCCTTCTCCCTCAATGAGGGCCCGTTCCTCAATCTCGTAAACGGCTTTGTCACAGCCCTTTTGATCGCAATCGCCGCATTGTCTCTGCCGCGCGCCGCGCTATCACCATCATTGCCAAACTGGCGCGTTGTCCCCATCAAACCCAAATATGCCCAACATCTGACACAGCGGATCGGGGCTCTAGGCATTCTCTTCGGCGCAGATGTTTTTGTGAGCTTCACGAGCGATCCTGCCGACGCAGCTTTCCTGGCAATCTACAGTGCCCTCACCGCGACCCTCGAAGCGATCCTCATCATCGATCTTCTGCGTCCCGCTTTGTGGCGCGCCGACCCTGATTGGAGCGCTGGCCGCGGTGACGAGGATCAAGCACCCTCCCAAGCAAAACCATCAGACCGGCGCCGCACAATCGCCTGGCAGGGCCTTCGCATTGCAATCGGTCTCATCGCCCTTACCGGCGCTGTGGCAGCCTGGGTCGGCTATACAGCACTGTCCATCTATCTGATCGGAAGTTTGATCGGCAGTGCGCTTACCGTTGGCGCTCTTTTTCTCGCCCGCGCTCTGTTTGCTGAATGGATCGGCATCCTCATGCGTCGAAAGGAAGCCGCCGACTGGCTCGCTCTGTCTGAAGATGGCAGCAGCACGGTCGCCTTCTGGTTGATCAGCTTTATGCAAGTGGCGGTCTATATCACCGGCGCAGCCCTCATAGGTGCCGTCTGGGGCATTCCGCTCAATGATTTTTGGACGATCACATACAATCTGCTGACCGGCATTAGCATAGGTGGTGTCACCATCTCCTTCGCCGACATTCTTGAAGCCCTGTTTGTGTTCATCGCAACGATCGTCATCTTCCGGCTGATCAAAAAGCTGCTTCGCGACACGGTGTTGCCCCAAACACGCCTCGATGCCGGTGCACAATATTCAATTGCCACGATCTTTGGGTATGTGGGAATCATCACGGCTGTGCTGCTCACTGCCACCACACTGGGCGTGGAGTTTCAAAGCCTTCTCATTATCGCTGGCGCCTTGTCTGTCGGCATTGGCTTTGGTCTCCAAAACATCGCCAACAATTTCATCTCCGGCCTGATTCTCCTTTTTGAAAGACCCATCAAAGTCGGTGACCTCATCGAAATTGGCGACACGCTCGGTCACATCACCCATATCAATGTACGGCGCACGGAAGTGGAGACCTTCCAGCGTGCCGAAGTGATGATCCCAAACTCGGAGCTGGTGGCGACATCAGTGATCAATTGGACCCACTCAGACCGCAAGGCACGGATTGAGATCAATGTCGGGGTCGCCTATGGCTCAGACACCGAGCTTGTGCGGGAAACGCTGATAGCAGCGGCTAAGAATGTGGACAAAATCGTCTCCTGGCCGAGCCCCGATGTGCTGTTCCTGGAATTCGGCGACTCAAGTCTCAACTTCCAGCTCCGGTGTTTCACGAGTGACGTGTCTTCTCGGATTACCACATCATCCAGCCTGCGCTTTGAAATTGATCGACTGTTCCGAGAAGCCGGAATCGAGATTCCGTTCCCACAACGGGTCATTCATATGGCTTCCGACGAGAACAAAGCGACATAA
- the rlmN gene encoding dual-specificity RNA methyltransferase RlmN: MATILDTANKARPKKRPRKAAMPDGPVSLIGLTREELGDALRAVGVAEKQVRMRVGQLWNALYHHGHQDFANVTTLSKDLRTSFAEHFTLTRPEIVTEQISTDGTRKWLIRLPSTDPRAPAPEVEAVYIPEETRGTLCISSQVGCTLNCTFCHTGTQKLVRNLTAGEIVAQVLIARDALEEWPTPQEGRKITNVVLMGMGEPLYNFDNVKQAMDIVSDGEGLSISKRRITLSTSGIVPEIERVGNEMGVMLAISLHAVNNPTRDELVPINKKYSLNELLKACREFPGVSNARRITFEYVMLKGVNDSLTDAKELVRLLKGIPAKINLIPFNAWPGAPYECSDWEQIEKFAEIVNKAGYASPIRTPRGRDIMAACGQLKSASEKIKASQISA, translated from the coding sequence ATGGCAACCATCCTCGACACCGCAAACAAAGCACGCCCCAAAAAGCGTCCGCGCAAGGCAGCGATGCCGGACGGACCCGTCTCGCTCATTGGCCTGACCCGTGAGGAGCTGGGCGACGCCCTGCGTGCTGTTGGGGTTGCCGAGAAACAGGTCCGGATGCGTGTCGGCCAGCTCTGGAACGCCCTTTACCATCATGGGCACCAGGATTTCGCCAACGTCACAACCCTCTCAAAAGATCTGCGCACGAGCTTTGCGGAGCATTTCACGCTCACTCGTCCAGAAATCGTCACAGAACAGATCTCAACCGATGGCACCCGCAAATGGCTGATCCGACTGCCCTCAACGGACCCGCGCGCGCCTGCGCCAGAAGTGGAAGCCGTCTACATTCCTGAAGAGACCCGCGGAACACTCTGCATCTCCAGCCAGGTGGGCTGCACGCTGAATTGCACCTTCTGCCACACGGGCACGCAGAAACTTGTACGCAATCTGACCGCCGGCGAAATTGTCGCTCAGGTCCTGATTGCCCGCGATGCCCTGGAAGAATGGCCGACGCCCCAGGAGGGGCGAAAGATCACAAACGTCGTGCTCATGGGTATGGGCGAGCCGCTTTACAATTTCGACAATGTGAAACAGGCAATGGATATCGTCTCCGATGGAGAAGGGCTTTCGATTTCCAAGCGTCGCATTACCCTGTCCACGTCAGGCATTGTTCCAGAGATCGAACGCGTCGGGAATGAAATGGGTGTCATGCTCGCCATCTCGCTCCATGCGGTGAACAATCCCACCCGTGACGAACTCGTACCGATCAACAAGAAATACTCTCTGAATGAGCTGTTGAAGGCCTGCCGTGAGTTTCCCGGTGTCTCCAACGCGCGGCGGATCACGTTTGAATATGTGATGCTGAAGGGCGTGAATGACAGCCTGACAGACGCCAAGGAACTTGTGCGCCTGCTGAAAGGCATTCCCGCAAAGATAAACCTCATTCCCTTCAATGCCTGGCCCGGCGCGCCTTACGAGTGCTCCGACTGGGAACAGATTGAGAAATTCGCGGAGATCGTGAACAAAGCTGGCTATGCGAGTCCCATTCGCACACCCCGCGGTCGCGACATCATGGCAGCCTGCGGACAACTGAAATCAGCCAGCGAAAAAATCAAAGCAAGTCAGATTTCAGCTTAA
- the sspA gene encoding stringent starvation protein A gives MADLVLHSRALSLYLRIATLVCEEKQINYRVAARDAPGEGFREFHPFEKMPVLQHGDLMIYETLAIADYVNRAFDGPALSPVAPQAHAEMLTWISLTNAYFFPTMMGGIAKPLLMAPLQGEPTDHDLVARSLPDLEKQIALLEASLKQSPYLVAGELSLADLFVLPNLFYASLTDEGTRALREAPKVQDWMKRLTSRPSFAATEQRP, from the coding sequence ATGGCTGACCTTGTTCTTCATTCGCGCGCACTCAGTCTATATCTGAGGATCGCAACGCTGGTCTGTGAAGAAAAGCAGATCAACTATCGTGTGGCCGCACGGGATGCGCCTGGGGAAGGCTTTCGAGAATTCCATCCTTTTGAGAAAATGCCGGTGCTGCAGCATGGCGATCTCATGATCTATGAAACTCTGGCTATTGCGGATTATGTGAACCGTGCCTTTGATGGTCCTGCTCTTTCGCCGGTCGCGCCGCAGGCTCATGCGGAGATGCTGACCTGGATCAGCCTCACCAACGCTTATTTCTTTCCTACGATGATGGGGGGCATTGCCAAACCTTTGCTCATGGCGCCACTTCAGGGAGAGCCTACCGACCATGATCTTGTTGCCCGGTCCCTTCCCGACCTTGAAAAGCAGATCGCTCTGCTCGAAGCCAGCTTGAAGCAATCGCCTTATCTGGTTGCTGGCGAGCTTAGCCTGGCGGATCTATTTGTCCTGCCGAACCTGTTTTATGCAAGCCTGACCGATGAAGGCACACGCGCCCTTCGCGAGGCGCCAAAGGTTCAAGATTGGATGAAGAGGCTGACATCGCGGCCGAGCTTTGCTGCGACAGAGCAACGTCCCTGA
- a CDS encoding MOSC domain protein produces MSSQHFTVKEIWRYPVKSMQGEQLTETVLTAGGVPLDRGWAVRDEATQTIVGAKKIAELLNCSAKYIDGTNAGAVPHVEITLPNGSTVRSDDTRVNEKLSQALGQDVTLWPLQPADNKDHYRTKNVPEDALAELRAVFALEPDEPLPDFSTFPPDVLTELMEFATPVGTYFDAFPLDILTEASLRHLQTLTPDAMLDIRRFRPNILVSDSDKITGLEEAKWVDQSIGIGEATVDAVTECPRCIMTTRSQGDLPRDASIMRAMVAHTSQNLSIYCNISKPGRIAEGDKLTLG; encoded by the coding sequence ATGTCGAGCCAGCACTTCACCGTCAAAGAAATCTGGCGTTATCCTGTGAAATCCATGCAGGGCGAACAACTCACCGAAACCGTTCTCACAGCTGGCGGCGTCCCACTGGACCGCGGCTGGGCAGTGCGCGACGAAGCGACGCAAACGATTGTCGGGGCAAAGAAGATTGCAGAACTCCTCAACTGCTCGGCAAAGTATATTGACGGCACAAATGCTGGCGCGGTTCCCCATGTGGAAATCACTCTCCCAAACGGAAGCACCGTGCGGTCCGACGATACGCGGGTAAATGAAAAACTCTCTCAAGCGCTCGGCCAGGACGTCACCCTCTGGCCACTACAACCTGCCGACAACAAGGACCATTATCGAACGAAAAATGTGCCCGAAGATGCGCTCGCTGAACTGCGGGCCGTTTTCGCACTTGAACCAGATGAGCCGCTGCCTGACTTCAGCACCTTTCCGCCTGACGTACTTACGGAGCTCATGGAGTTTGCGACACCCGTCGGAACTTACTTTGACGCATTCCCTCTCGACATTTTGACGGAAGCCTCTCTACGACATCTGCAAACCCTCACGCCAGACGCAATGCTCGACATTCGTCGCTTCCGCCCGAACATTCTTGTGAGTGACAGCGACAAGATAACAGGACTTGAAGAGGCGAAATGGGTTGACCAGTCGATCGGCATCGGCGAGGCGACCGTTGACGCCGTCACCGAATGTCCCCGCTGCATCATGACCACCCGCTCACAAGGGGACCTTCCCCGCGACGCATCCATCATGCGGGCCATGGTCGCTCACACCTCCCAAAACCTCTCCATCTATTGCAACATCTCAAAGCCTGGTCGGATTGCAGAAGGCGATAAACTAACACTGGGCTGA
- the nahD gene encoding 2-hydroxychromene-2-carboxylate isomerase — MAAVEFWFEFASTYSYPAAMRVERVAAASGVELVWRPFLLGPLLGKQGLTDSPFNVFEQKGHYMWRDMARICEADGIDLKKPAIFPQNGLKAARVALLGMDEGWGPDFVRAVYQANFVEGRTISDVAVIENILEALGLDSGGTFEKAMSSENKERLKTQTDAAWDKGIFGAPSFTVGDELFWGNDRMETAFDWAVSH; from the coding sequence ATGGCTGCTGTTGAATTTTGGTTCGAGTTTGCAAGCACCTATTCCTATCCCGCTGCCATGCGGGTGGAACGTGTCGCCGCCGCCTCTGGGGTCGAGTTGGTCTGGCGTCCCTTCCTACTCGGGCCGTTGCTCGGCAAGCAGGGGCTTACCGATTCTCCTTTCAACGTGTTCGAACAGAAGGGTCACTATATGTGGCGCGATATGGCGCGCATTTGTGAGGCAGACGGGATTGACCTCAAAAAGCCGGCGATTTTCCCTCAGAACGGATTGAAAGCGGCTCGGGTTGCTTTGTTGGGCATGGATGAGGGATGGGGTCCAGATTTTGTGCGAGCGGTCTACCAAGCCAATTTTGTTGAGGGACGCACGATCTCTGATGTTGCCGTCATCGAAAATATTCTAGAAGCGCTCGGGCTTGATTCTGGCGGGACATTTGAAAAAGCAATGTCTTCGGAGAACAAAGAGCGTTTGAAAACTCAGACCGATGCGGCCTGGGACAAGGGCATTTTCGGCGCGCCGAGCTTCACCGTTGGCGACGAACTTTTCTGGGGCAATGACCGAATGGAAACCGCCTTCGATTGGGCGGTCAGCCATTAG
- a CDS encoding hypothetical protein (protein of unknown function (DUF3422)): MPPLRQFAEHPQRQKLNDEVHSRPPADVPGALICSHLAFVTGENGHAEEKVSLKSLASLFGAAIPENFGNHLTLDLGPFQLTWERHTEFSTYTFFEHLHSAENIGDRFAHAPVSRIPDRWREQIKGELLVAINLVVTPQPKTSTSDLLHKVFGDNTLVGGSLAGGGAAAWTDLTLDAQGCSRILVANESLKPGRAGRLVQRLLEIETYRMMALMAFPLARAIAPEISEMEQELATVAGETTSITSLADEQHQLSQLTTLAARIETMTARTDFRFSASRAYHALVEERIADLDETKLSGIQQLATFMDRRLSPAMRTCASVASRLDTLSEHIARASGLLHTRVEIAVQEQNQNLLASMESRVRMQTRLQETVEGLSAVAISYYLLGIVNYMLKAAAKVGSPVDPTLATGIAAPFVIGAVYYGVRQVRKRLTRAK; this comes from the coding sequence ATGCCGCCTCTCCGCCAGTTCGCCGAACATCCACAACGTCAGAAGCTGAATGATGAGGTTCATTCGCGGCCACCTGCGGACGTCCCGGGCGCGCTCATCTGTTCGCATCTGGCATTTGTGACCGGCGAGAACGGGCATGCAGAGGAAAAGGTATCCCTCAAATCGCTGGCGAGCCTTTTCGGCGCCGCCATCCCGGAAAATTTCGGCAACCATCTGACACTGGACCTTGGCCCCTTCCAACTCACCTGGGAGCGGCACACAGAGTTTTCCACCTATACATTCTTTGAACATCTGCATAGCGCGGAAAATATCGGCGACCGGTTTGCCCACGCCCCTGTATCACGCATCCCCGACAGATGGCGTGAGCAGATCAAGGGAGAACTCCTGGTCGCCATCAACCTGGTGGTGACGCCACAACCCAAGACCTCCACATCCGATTTGCTGCACAAGGTCTTTGGCGACAACACCCTTGTCGGCGGTTCTCTTGCTGGCGGGGGCGCAGCCGCCTGGACGGACCTCACCCTTGATGCACAAGGCTGCTCGCGCATTCTCGTTGCCAATGAAAGCCTGAAGCCTGGACGCGCGGGACGCCTTGTGCAGCGGCTTTTGGAAATTGAAACCTATCGCATGATGGCCCTGATGGCCTTTCCGCTTGCCCGCGCCATCGCGCCGGAGATTTCAGAGATGGAACAAGAGCTGGCGACAGTTGCGGGAGAAACAACCAGCATCACATCACTAGCAGACGAACAGCACCAGCTCAGCCAGCTGACCACCTTGGCCGCACGCATCGAAACAATGACCGCGCGAACGGACTTCCGTTTCTCCGCGTCCCGCGCCTATCACGCCTTGGTTGAAGAGCGCATCGCCGACCTGGACGAAACAAAACTGTCCGGCATTCAGCAACTTGCCACATTCATGGACCGCCGCTTGAGCCCCGCCATGCGCACCTGTGCATCGGTCGCGAGCCGCCTGGACACGCTGTCTGAGCACATCGCCCGCGCCTCCGGCTTGCTGCACACACGTGTCGAGATTGCCGTGCAGGAGCAGAACCAGAACCTGCTCGCCTCAATGGAGTCCCGCGTCCGCATGCAGACGCGCCTTCAGGAAACAGTCGAGGGCCTGTCCGCCGTCGCCATCTCCTACTACCTGCTGGGCATTGTGAATTACATGCTGAAGGCTGCGGCCAAGGTCGGCAGTCCTGTGGACCCGACGCTAGCAACCGGCATCGCCGCTCCATTTGTGATCGGTGCGGTCTATTACGGCGTGCGCCAAGTGAGAAAACGTCTCACCCGCGCCAAATAG
- a CDS encoding major facilitator superfamily protein gives MVIFAHYRQFNDPRKRCEFCWLGVLDIDLGSAGVIGYQREMSGSSPLRNPTFRRLFAAQALALLGMGLTTVALALLVYELDPARAGLVLGGALGLKMVVKVIVAPIAGAYANRFSRRALLGVIDLFRAALIALYPFIDASWQVYVLVAVIAAAEGAFNPIFQATIPDVLKDEAQYTKALSYSRIAFDLENVASPLLAALFLGFATFDLLFEVNAVAFLLSSALLFAGRLPTPELEKLRELQPPFQKVTRGLRLYFRNRELRGVFALYFAIATGSAAAIVATVLYVKEGLGLADTQVALAMTGFGAGSIFAALLLPRLLDQVADLSVMLAGGAVVGAALLLSAGNPNFPLFIFFWALMGFGTALAMTPVGRVITRASDSTHRAELFAAQYGLSHCAWLVLYPLVGALVGVFSFSVAFALLAFLALIATVITYSIWRG, from the coding sequence ATGGTGATTTTCGCGCACTATAGGCAATTCAATGACCCTCGCAAGCGCTGTGAGTTTTGCTGGCTCGGAGTTTTGGATATCGATCTGGGATCTGCGGGTGTGATCGGGTATCAAAGGGAGATGTCAGGCTCTTCACCCTTAAGAAATCCCACTTTTCGGCGACTTTTTGCCGCTCAGGCGCTCGCGCTCCTCGGCATGGGACTTACGACAGTGGCGCTTGCCCTTTTGGTCTATGAGCTGGACCCGGCCAGGGCCGGCCTGGTGCTGGGCGGGGCGCTGGGGCTCAAAATGGTGGTGAAGGTCATTGTGGCGCCCATCGCCGGTGCCTATGCCAACCGGTTTTCCCGCAGAGCGCTGCTCGGGGTTATCGATCTTTTTCGAGCGGCTCTTATCGCACTCTATCCGTTCATCGATGCGTCCTGGCAGGTTTATGTCCTTGTTGCTGTCATTGCAGCGGCTGAGGGGGCCTTTAATCCGATCTTTCAGGCGACCATTCCTGATGTCCTTAAGGATGAGGCGCAGTATACGAAAGCCCTTTCCTACAGCCGGATTGCCTTTGATCTGGAAAATGTTGCGAGCCCTCTGCTCGCCGCTCTGTTTTTGGGGTTTGCGACTTTTGACCTTTTGTTTGAAGTGAATGCGGTGGCCTTTCTGCTGTCATCAGCTTTGCTCTTTGCAGGTCGTCTCCCAACCCCTGAGCTGGAAAAGTTGCGGGAGCTTCAGCCGCCCTTTCAAAAGGTAACGCGTGGCCTTCGTCTCTATTTCCGCAACCGGGAGCTGCGTGGTGTCTTCGCCCTCTATTTTGCGATCGCAACGGGAAGTGCCGCGGCAATTGTTGCGACGGTTCTCTATGTAAAAGAAGGTCTGGGGCTTGCCGACACTCAGGTGGCGTTGGCAATGACGGGGTTTGGAGCAGGGTCGATCTTCGCCGCTCTCCTCTTGCCGCGTCTTCTTGACCAGGTAGCGGATCTTTCGGTCATGCTTGCTGGCGGGGCGGTTGTTGGCGCTGCACTGCTCTTGTCAGCAGGTAACCCAAATTTCCCTCTATTCATCTTTTTCTGGGCATTGATGGGGTTTGGAACAGCGCTCGCCATGACCCCGGTGGGGCGGGTGATCACGCGTGCGTCCGATAGCACACACCGTGCGGAGCTTTTTGCGGCTCAGTATGGATTGTCCCACTGTGCGTGGTTGGTTCTCTACCCTCTGGTCGGGGCACTCGTCGGAGTCTTTTCGTTTTCAGTTGCGTTTGCGCTACTGGCGTTTCTGGCTTTGATAGCAACAGTGATCACCTATTCTATTTGGCGCGGGTGA
- the argG gene encoding argininosuccinate synthase — protein sequence MSDINKVVLAYSGGLDTSIILKWLQDVYQCEVVTFTADLGQGEELEPARKKAEMLGIKEIYIEDLREEFVRDYVFPMFRANALYEGVYLLGTSIARPLISKRQIEIAAETGADAVCHGATGKGNDQVRFELGYYALNPEIKVISPWREWDLNSRTKLIDYAEKHQIPIAKDKRGEAPFSVDANLLHISAEGKVLEDPAEEAPEYIYSRSVSPEEAPDKPTYIEIGFEKGDAVSIDGVAMSPATLLTKLNEYGGANGIGRLDLVENRFVGMKSRGVYETPGGTVLLAAHRGIESLTLDRGAAHLKDELMPRYAELLYNGFWWSPEREMLQAMIDKSQECVTGSVRVKLYKGSATVVGRSSPYSLYSEEHVTFEEDTVYDQRDAQGFIKLNALRLRLLQARNNRIK from the coding sequence ATGAGCGACATAAACAAGGTCGTGCTTGCCTACTCAGGCGGCCTCGACACCTCAATCATTCTGAAATGGCTGCAAGACGTCTATCAGTGCGAAGTTGTGACTTTCACAGCCGACCTCGGCCAAGGCGAAGAGCTGGAGCCCGCCCGCAAAAAGGCAGAAATGCTGGGCATCAAGGAAATCTATATTGAGGATCTGCGCGAAGAATTCGTCCGCGATTATGTCTTCCCCATGTTCCGGGCCAATGCGCTCTATGAAGGCGTCTATCTGCTGGGCACCTCCATCGCCCGTCCGCTCATTTCAAAACGCCAGATCGAAATTGCCGCAGAAACCGGTGCTGACGCTGTCTGCCACGGCGCAACCGGCAAAGGCAATGATCAGGTGCGGTTCGAGCTTGGCTATTATGCGCTCAATCCGGAAATCAAAGTCATCTCCCCATGGCGCGAGTGGGATCTCAACTCTCGGACCAAGCTGATCGACTATGCCGAGAAGCATCAGATCCCCATCGCGAAAGACAAGCGCGGCGAAGCGCCTTTCTCTGTGGATGCAAACCTCTTGCACATCTCCGCGGAAGGCAAAGTTCTCGAAGACCCGGCCGAAGAAGCACCCGAATATATTTACAGCCGGTCTGTGTCCCCCGAAGAAGCACCCGATAAACCGACCTATATCGAAATCGGCTTTGAAAAAGGCGACGCGGTCTCCATCGATGGCGTGGCCATGAGCCCTGCAACGCTTCTTACCAAACTCAATGAGTATGGTGGGGCCAACGGCATAGGGCGCCTCGACCTTGTCGAGAACCGCTTTGTCGGCATGAAATCCCGCGGTGTTTATGAAACACCTGGCGGCACCGTCCTGCTCGCCGCTCACCGTGGCATCGAATCGCTGACCCTCGACCGGGGTGCTGCACATCTCAAAGACGAGCTGATGCCGCGCTATGCAGAACTCCTCTACAATGGCTTCTGGTGGAGCCCTGAGCGGGAGATGTTGCAAGCCATGATCGACAAGTCTCAGGAATGTGTCACTGGCTCTGTGCGTGTGAAACTCTATAAGGGATCGGCAACCGTTGTTGGCCGGTCTTCCCCCTATTCCCTGTACTCCGAAGAACATGTGACGTTTGAAGAGGACACGGTTTACGACCAGCGTGACGCGCAAGGCTTTATTAAGCTGAACGCATTACGCCTGCGTCTCCTCCAAGCCCGTAACAACCGGATTAAATAA
- the ppa gene encoding inorganic pyrophosphatase, whose product MRIDEIPIGANPPYDLNVIIEVPHGGHPVKYELDKASGTLFVDRFMHTAMNYPCNYGFVPHTLSDDGDPVDVLVVSRIPVVPGAVIRSRPIGVLLMEDEAGQDEKILAVPVDALNPYYKEVSSYRDMPKILLDRIAHFFDHYKDLEEGKWVKVERWGSAEEAMDLIRKGIEAAKK is encoded by the coding sequence ATGCGTATCGACGAAATCCCCATTGGCGCCAACCCCCCTTACGACCTCAACGTCATCATCGAGGTTCCTCACGGTGGCCATCCAGTAAAGTACGAACTCGACAAAGCGTCCGGCACGCTCTTCGTGGATCGCTTCATGCACACAGCCATGAACTATCCGTGCAATTATGGGTTCGTGCCGCACACGCTGTCCGATGACGGGGACCCGGTTGACGTACTTGTTGTGAGTCGCATTCCTGTTGTGCCCGGCGCTGTCATTCGCTCACGCCCCATCGGAGTTCTACTGATGGAAGACGAAGCCGGTCAGGACGAAAAAATCCTTGCCGTGCCGGTCGATGCGCTGAACCCGTACTACAAGGAAGTCTCGTCCTATCGGGACATGCCAAAAATCCTGCTCGACCGCATTGCCCACTTCTTCGATCACTATAAGGACCTGGAAGAAGGGAAATGGGTGAAGGTGGAACGGTGGGGCTCTGCCGAAGAAGCCATGGACCTCATCCGCAAGGGTATTGAAGCCGCCAAGAAATAG